The nucleotide window CTCTACGACGCCCTCAAGGTCGCCTACGACGACCTCCCGGTCGGGAGCCGCATGCTGGTCGAGTACAAGTTTTTCGAGCCCGCGTTCTACCATACCGATCTGCCGGACTGGGGCGCGGCGTTCCTGATGTGCCAGAAGCTCGGAGATCAGGCGCAGGTTCTACTGGACACCGGGCACCACGCCCTGGGAACCAACGTCGAGTTCATCGTGGCGTACCTGCTGGACGAGGGGCGGCTTGGAGGGTTCCACTTCAACAGCCGCAAGTACGCGGACGACGACCTGGCGACGGGCACGATGAACCCTCAAGAGCTGTTCCTGATCTACAATGAGCTGGTTCGCGAGGAACTGTACCCGAACTCGACCGCCGACATCGCCTACATGATCGACCAGAGCCACAATCTGAAGCCCAAGATCGAGGAGATGATCCAGTCGGTGGAGTGCATCCAGCGCGCCTACGCGCAAGCGCTCATCGTGCCGCGCGACCGGCTCGCCGCCGCGCAGGACGAGTGCGACATCGTCGCGGCGGAGAGGATTCTGCAGCGCGCGCATAACACGGACGTCGAGCCGCTGCTCCAGGTCGTGCGGATGGAACTAGGCGTCGATCCCGAGCCGTTGGAGGCGTTTCGCGCCAGCGGCTACTTGGAGAAGGCTGCCGCCGAGCGCCGCGAGGGTCCGCGGTCCGGTTGGGGAGCATAGGACGATCGGCTCGAGGACTCGGGGCTCACGCACGGCGAGCCCCGTCGCGTCGTGCGGCGTCGGGCGGTGCGTGATAGGAGCGGACGATGCCTAGGTTCACATTCCAGCGCCGGATCCGTACCGCGTCGTCGGAACAGTACAACGTCTACGACGGCGAAGCTGAGACGAGCCAGCGAGCGATAGGCCAGGTGGATATCCACTACCTGTCGATGGGCGATGCCGAGGCGTCCGTCATCCTCTTCGATGATCTCGACGGCGACGACATCGACGAGCTCTTGGCGACGCTCGACGACGACCTGCTGGACCTTCCTGCCACCGAGGACAGCCGCGTCCATGCCACGGTGATCGTCGGGCAGGAGATCGGTTCCTACGAGCTGTCGCGCGACGGAGAACCGACGGCATTGGACGACGAGGAACCCGACGCCTCGCAGTTGGTCTAGCCCACGGACAGCCATGTCACGCTGCCGGACTACGCGCTGGCACGCTCAAGGAGACGCATCCATGGCGCGACAGATGAAAGCCTGGGCTTCGGCAGTTGCCAGCCTGGCGCTCGTTTGGTCGATCTTGGGCGCCGGCCCGGCAAGCGCCCAGGACGCATGGGAGGCGGCGTTAGGTCCCTTCGGAGGCGTCGTCAACAGCATGTGCCGTACACCGGACGGCTCCATCCTCGCGGCGACTGCGTCGGGTCTCGTCTACGCGTCCAAGGACGACGGCCAAACGTGGTCGATGGCTCTTCGCCTGGCACAACCGCGCGCCGTGTCGTCTGTGAAGGCTGTTGCGGGCCGCCTGTACGCGGGCGTAAACGGCGCAGGCGTGTTCGAATCGGAGGACGCGGGAGCGAACTGGAAGCAGCTCGACCCCTTGCGGCTGCCGACGCCGGCCGTCACTGCCCTGATCGAGTACGACGGAACGTTGTTCGTCGGGACGACCGGCGGCGTCGCCCGTCTGGTCGTCGACGCAGCGGGCAAACGGCAATGGGAGACGCTGAACGGCGGTCTGCGTAATCTGAACATCCGCGAGTTCGTCCACACGTCCAAAGGAGCCCTGATCGCCGCCACGAACGCCGGAGCGTTCCGGTTCGATAGCCCGAGGGCGCGCTGGTTGGCATCGTCGAACGGACTCACGAAAGAGGGAGAGCGCGATTCGTTCGTTCTCCGGTCCATCGTCGAGCACAACGACACGCTGTACGTCGCGACGCCGAACGTCGGCGTGTACCGATCCGCCGACGGGGGCGCGACATGGGAACCCGCGAATGCGGGCCTCCCGTCTGTGAATGTGCTCACGTTGGCGTCTGGAAGCGACGGCGTCTACTGCGGTCTGGAGGCGGACGGCGTATACCGGCTCGCGGACACTTCGACGAGCTGGACCGTCGTCGGGTCCGGGATGCCCAATCCGTACCCGTACTCGCTCCTGTCGACTGCCTCCGGGATGCTTGCCGGGACCTTCGGAAGCGGCGTGTTCCGGTTCGATGGCACGTCCTCGCAATGGGGGCACTCGAGCGGCGGCATGCAGAACGCCAGCGTCTTCGCGCTGTCGGGATCGGGTTCGCAGGTCCTCGCGGGAACCTCAGGCGGCGTCTATGTTTCAGAGGACGCCGGCGCGACATGGGTGCTGTCGAATGCCGGGCTCGGCGAGGTCAACACCCGGAGCGTGGGTTTCGTCGGGTCATCGACGTACGTTGGGACGTACCGAGGCGGATACTACGTTTCGGACGACCGAGGAGCCACGTGGCGCGTCGGCAGCGACACGCTCAAGGGCACCACGGTGCGCGACATCGTCGGCGCAGGCAATCGAGTGCTTTTCGGCGTGACCGGTCGAGGCATCGTGGCGTCGGTGGACTCCGGGGCGACGTGGGAAGCCCTCCAGGGAAGCGAGGACTTCCCATTCGTGTCGTCGCTCGCGGTCATCGGTTCGGACATCTACGTGGGCACCGACGGGCGAGGCGCGTTCGTGTCGTCCGACGGCGGAGCCACATGGACGCCTCGTCTTACCGGGCTGGCTTCCATGGCGGTCTACAGCTTCGTGTCCACGGACAGCGGTGTGTACGCCGGCACGTACGGCGGCGGAGTCCACAAGCTGCAGCCGGACGGCACATGGGTTCCCCAGAACGCAGGGCTCACGGACCTGCGCGTTCGTTCCGTCGTCACGGATGGGCAGTCGCTCTACGCCGCCACGTCGAACGGCGGAGTCTTCGCGTCGCGCGACGCAGGCGCGAGCTGGACTCCGATGAACGACGGACTCGACGACCTGAACGTTCGTTCGTTGCTCGTCGCCGGAGGCTATCTGCTGGCTGCCACATCGCGGGCGGGCGTCGCGCGCTTCGCTCTGCCCAAGCAATAGACCCGACAGGAGCCCCATTGGACGCCCACGCAATCGTCTGCGACGCCTCTCAGCGGTTTCGCCTGGAAGAGGTGGTCCTTCCCGATCCAGGCCCCACTGACGTTCTCATCCGCATCGAATTCTCCGGCATCAGCATTGGCACCGAGTTCGCCCTCATCCGAGGCAAGATCTCTTGGGGTCCCTATCCGTTGTGCACGGGATACCAAGCGGTCGGGACCGTGGAGCGGGTCGGCGAGGACGTACGCGGGTTCTCCGTCGGCGATGTCGTATTCCTGCGCGACAACCGCAGCATCCAACGAGCCAATGGCGAGCGCGTTTCGGCGGTCGCCGGCACGCACGCTTCGCATGCCGTCGTCGATCCGTCGAGGACTCACGGGATCGATCATCTGCCGGACGGCGTGGATCGCGCTGCCGGGAGCCTGTTCGTCATGCCTGCGGTCGGGCTGAACGGCGTCGACATGTCCAATCCGCGCCTCGGCGATGTCGTGGTGGTGCACGGCGTCGGGCTAATCGGTCTGGGCGTGGTCGCGGCGTGTCGCCATCGGGGATGCGTCGTCGTCGCGGTCGATGTCGAGGATCGGCGCTTGGAGACCGCCGTCGCGTTGGGAGCGGATCGCGCCATCAACGGGTCCCGCGAGGACGTCGGACCGGCATTGCGCAGCATCGCGTCCGAAGGCGCAGACGTCGTGTTCGAGGCGACCGGCAATCCGGCGTGCGTGGACCCCGCGCTCGCCTTGTGCCGCACCCACGGCAAGTTCGTGTATCAGGGACACTACGGCACGGCTCCCCTCTCCTACACCTTCTCCACGCCGCACGGCAAGCGGCTGACAGCGTTCTATCCCTGCGACGACGGGCTGGCTCCCTGTCGCCGGGCGGTGCTGCGCAACATGGCGATGGGAGCGCTGGATTGGGGACGTGTCATCACACATCGGGTCGA belongs to Candidatus Poribacteria bacterium and includes:
- a CDS encoding zinc-binding dehydrogenase, whose translation is MPAVGLNGVDMSNPRLGDVVVVHGVGLIGLGVVAACRHRGCVVVAVDVEDRRLETAVALGADRAINGSREDVGPALRSIASEGADVVFEATGNPACVDPALALCRTHGKFVYQGHYGTAPLSYTFSTPHGKRLTAFYPCDDGLAPCRRAVLRNMAMGALDWGRVITHRVESSEAAEFFAAILRGNERNVLGAVIHWG